The sequence AGGTCTTTGTAAGTGGCTCTCGCGTGACGGCTCTTTTCGGCGAGGTCTGCGAGCGGCAAGCCGACTTTCTTTTCGACGAATTGATAGGCGCGATAGGCAAGCTCGCCATTGGTTTCCGGCGCGAATAACAAAATCATGTCCGCCGCTTCTTCGGCTCTGCGCAGCGATGGATAGCGCTGCCCATTCCATTCGCTCAAGGCGTAATGTTGCGATTCCAGCACTTCATCGTAAACGTCGGCGACTGCATACTTCACTCCGTGCGCCCCCATGCCGTTTTTCTTTGCCAGTGGTCCAAGCGAGATGAATTGATGGTAAAGATTCGGATAATCACGCTCGACAACCGTAAGATGCGACATGGTTTTTCCGGGCACGGGTTCGCATTCGCCTTTGCCCCAGTCTTTGATCGAAGGTTGCGCCAGTTCATCCGGTGTGTCATGCGCGAGCGGCGACGCCACTAAATCTTTCACCGGCACAGGCAGATGTTTTTCGGCAAGCTCGGAGACTTTTTTTGCGAGCGCGCGGAAGATGTCCCAATCACTGCGCGATTCCCAGCAAGGCGGCACCGCTTCCGACAGCGGGTGAATGAACGAATGCATATCGGTTGAATTCAAATCGGCTTTTTCGTACCACGTCGCCGCAGGCAACACGATGTCGGAATAGAGCGCCGAAGTATCCATGCGGAAATTCAAATCAACCACCAAATCCATTTTGCCTTGCGGCGCGTCGCCGTCCATCAACACGTCTTTGACGAAGCCTTCGGCGCACTCTTCGGCAACGTCGTTGTGATGCGTGCCGAGATAATGTTTGAGGAAAAACTCATGACCTTTGGCGCTCGACATCAAAGCGTTGCCGCGCCAGATGAACCACACGCGAGGCCAGTTTTCCGGGGCGCTCGGATTATCCATCGTTGAATGAATGTGCTTTTGTTGAAGTTGACGAACCGTGTAATCAACGATCTCTTTATCGCTCTTTGCGCCGGCGCGCATTGCATCGTTGACGATTTGCCGATTCGGTTTATCGAATTGCGGATAGAAAGGCAGCCAACCGCAGCGCACGGCTTTTGCCTGTAAATCAATGGCGTGACCGCTGGCAAGGCTTGCTGCGCCGTTCGCGTCGGCGTTTGGCGGCACGGTGTGATATTCGGTGAAGTTGCCTTCATAACGCCACTGCTCGCTGTGAACGTAATGCCAGGATGGCGCGTTTTGCAGACGCACTGCCGGAACCCAATCGCGGGCAAAAGCAATGGTTGACCACGAACCAACGAGCGCCAGTTTTTCCTGCCCGACATAATGATTCAAGCCGCCGCCGTTTTTGCCTACACAACCGCACAACATCAAAGCGGTGATGGCGGCGCGATACATCAGGTTGTTGTGATACCAGTGATTGATACCCGCGCCGATGATGACCGAGCATTTGCCTTCGGTAGCCTCGGCGGTTGACGCCCATTCGCGGGCGAACTTGATGACCGTCTCAAGGCTTACGCCTGTGAATTGCTCCTGCCAGGCGGGCGTATAGGAGTAGCGCGCATCTTCGTAGTTGTCGGGGTAATCGCCCTTGAGTCCGCGACTGACGCCGAATTGCGCGAGCAATAAATCGTAAGCGGTCGTCACGAGTTGTTCGCCGTCCGTGGTCTGTATGCGTTTTGCCGGAACCTGACGACGAAAGACAAAGCCCGAAGCGAATTCGTGAAAGGCTACAGAAACAAGTTCGTCGTAAGTTTCAATGAAAGATAATTGCGGGTCTATTTCTGACCCGTCGCTGGCGTCTTTGAATTCAAGGTTCCATTTGCCTTGTTCCTGTCCCCAGCGATGCCCCATCGAACCGCCGGGCATTCGCGCTTCGTTCGAGAGCGCATCATAGACTAAAAATTTCCAGTCGCCGTTTTCTTCATTTTTATAGCGGTCGAGTTGATTGGCGCGCAGCAAGCGGTCTGGCGCGTAGCTCTCATCTTGCTTTTCAAGGTTCACTAAGAAAGGCGAATCGGTGTAGCGTTTGACGTAGTTCAAAAAATAGGGTGTCGGTTTTTCAACATGAAACTCTTTGAGAATGACGTGATTGACCGCCATCCAGAAGGGTCCGTCTTGCCCGGCATGCAGCGGAATCCACTGGTCTGCATACTTGGCGACCTGATTGAAGTCTGGCGCCAGCACGACCATCTTGGTGCCATTGTGACGCGATTCGGCGGCGAAGTGGCAATCGGGCGTGCGCGTCATGTTGAGGTTTGACCCCATCACCGCCATGAATTTCGAGTTATACCAGTCGGCGCTTTCGGCAACGTCGGTTTGCTCGCCCCAGATTTCCGGTGAAGCCGGCGGCAGGTCACAATACCAATCATAAAAACTGAGGTTGACGCCGCCGAGCAGTTGCAGGAAGCGCGCCCCTGCGGCGTAACTCAGGAAAGACATTGCCGGGATAGGCGAGAATCCCGTGATGCGATCTGAGCCATGTTTTTTGATGGTGTAGATGACCGAGGCGGAAATCAACTCAAGCAACTCGTCCCAATCGCCGCGCCGAAAACCCCCTTTGCCACGGGCGCGTTGATAACGGGCGCGCGATTCTTCATCGCTGACGAGGGCTTCCCAGGCGGCAACCGGGTCATCGAAATCGCGTCGCGCATCGCGCCACAAATCAAGCAAAGCGCCGCGAATGTAAGGGTATTTGATGCGGATGGGCGAATAGAGATACCACGAATAAGAGATGCCGCGTTGACAGCCGCGTGGTTCATAAGGCGGCAAGCCATCTTCCAGCAAAGGATAATCGAGCGCCTGCATCTCCCAGGTGACGATGCCCTGTTTGACATAGACATTCCAACTGCAACCGCCGGTGCAATTGACGCCGTGGGTGCTGCGTATGACTTTGTCATGCTGCCAGCGATTGCGATAGAACTCTTCCCAGGAGCGCGTTTCGGGACTGATTAAATCTTTAATCCAATTCAATGTTTATTCCTCCGCACCAGTTCTTCGCGCACGCCGCGAAGCCGATTTCTCCAAATGCGATTGAGCGCCACAAGTGACAACACCAGGGCGACGAAACCGATTACTGGAAACCACAAGTTGAGCGGCGCGACCGGTGACTGGGTTTGCGCCGCCGGATAAGTGAATTTGGCGTTTTGAAAATAAGCGAAGAGGCGGACAATCTCTTCATCGGTCAAAGGCTTTGCGCCAAAAACGCTTTTCATCGTCGGGAAATTCGGGTTCTGTAAAATTGAAATCAATTCGGGGTCTTTGTACTTGGCATTGACGGCAGTCAAATCGGGTCCAAGCGTGCCACCGCCGAAACTGCCTATGCCGTTGACATTGTGACAGGCGATGCAGGAAGTGCCGCCGTTATTGAGACCGACTTTGCCCGCGAAAGTGTCGCGCCCCGCGTCGATGTCGCCTGCTTCGATTGGACGATAGAGTTTTGCGCCTGCCGGAATAAAGGTCTCGCCTTTTTTGGTGAGAGACTCAATAAGCGTTAAGATACCATAAATCTGCTCCGCTGTGAGCGCCTGGTCGGGCATGACTTCGGGAGCGAATTTCTTAAACAGCGCGTTGGCATCCGCATCGCCTTTGCGATTCAGGGCGGCGGGCGCTTGAATGAATTCGCGCAACCATTCTTTCGAGCGCCGTTCGGTTACACCTTTTAAATCGGGACCTTTTTTATCGCCGCCATTGATGTTGTGACAACTGTAACAACGCTTCTCGAAATCCATTGCGCCGGCGGGCGGCGTTTGCGCTGTTGCCTGTTGCGTGAAACCGGCAAAGAGGATGAAAATCCCAATAAACACACACAATATTTTGACTATAATCACTCTACCTGACATAAAACCGACTCCGAATTTTGCTGAATTTTATCCGGCATCTCAGCCGTAAAGGCGCAATTAAATTTCGGCGATTTCCACGGTCTGGTAACTGCGTTTTGAAGATGCCAGCTCGGCAATCGTCTTTTTCTGCAACAGTGCGAGTAAACTCTGCCGCCATTGTTGCCAGTCTTCATGCAGGGCGCAAGAGTTTGGCGATTGACACACCCCGCAAGCCAGTATGCAACTGTCCAGATAAGGGTCTGGTTCGAGCACACGAAAGACTTCCCAGAGCGTGATGCTTTGCGGGGCGCGCAAAAGTTCATAGCCGCCATGAATGCCTTTGACGGAACGCAGCAAGCGGTGGCGGCGCAATTCGCCCAGCAATTTACGCAAATACACCGGCGGAATCTGTTCGGATTCGGCAATCTCTTGCAAACTGCATAGCGTAGAATCCGAGTGATTCGCCAGATAAACCAGCGCTCGAATTCCGTAAGCTGTTGCTTTTGATAAAATCATGTTGATTCACATCACAAACATACATCTTTGTCCTCTATCATCACTTTTCCTTGCCGCAGGGACAATAATCACATCACATCATTTTTTTGATTGGCGTGTTGAATTGGGCGAAACGACGAGTTCGGGCGGTTGGCAGAAGTGGCGCGCGGGTGAATCGGTTACTTTCGCCTGATTACTGTGGGTTCGGACTTCGGTCAGGCGGCAATGAAGCGATTGCGTTTTCAGCCTGACTCGTACCATAATCAGACCATGCCATTTTAATTAAGCAGGTATCAACATGCGGCTTCGAGAGATTAAATCACTGGTGGATAGCACTTCGGATTCCGCGTTTGCCGTTGATGGTAACGGGCTGATTGTCGCCTGGAATCAGGCTGCGGAAAGGCTGTTTGGGCTGCCGATGCGCGACGTGTTAGGCAAATCCTGTGGTTCGATTCTTCAAGGCACGGATGAGTGCGGAGCGGTTTGTTCGCGGGACTGCATGATTCAGCAATCGGTCAGACAACATCATCCAATCAGCAATTTCGATTTACAGGTGCAAACCGTCGAAGGCAGAAAATGGTGCAACATTTCCATCCTGATCGCCAATGAGTCAAACCTGACATCACCCTATTCAATTCATGTTATCCGGCAAATCGATGTGCGGAAAAAGCTGGAAGTTTTAGTGCGCGATTTCGTCGTTCACGAAACCCAGTTACCCACCGAGCAGGTAACGACCTTGATGGCTTCGACGCGCGCCGCCGCCCACGACATCGGATTGACCAATCGTGAACTGGAGATTTTGCGTCTGCTCGCCAAAGGCATCACCACAGCAACCATTGCCCAGCAACTGCACGTCAGCCGCACCACGGTTCACAACCACGTGCAACA comes from Acidobacteriota bacterium and encodes:
- a CDS encoding nitrate reductase subunit alpha — encoded protein: MNWIKDLISPETRSWEEFYRNRWQHDKVIRSTHGVNCTGGCSWNVYVKQGIVTWEMQALDYPLLEDGLPPYEPRGCQRGISYSWYLYSPIRIKYPYIRGALLDLWRDARRDFDDPVAAWEALVSDEESRARYQRARGKGGFRRGDWDELLELISASVIYTIKKHGSDRITGFSPIPAMSFLSYAAGARFLQLLGGVNLSFYDWYCDLPPASPEIWGEQTDVAESADWYNSKFMAVMGSNLNMTRTPDCHFAAESRHNGTKMVVLAPDFNQVAKYADQWIPLHAGQDGPFWMAVNHVILKEFHVEKPTPYFLNYVKRYTDSPFLVNLEKQDESYAPDRLLRANQLDRYKNEENGDWKFLVYDALSNEARMPGGSMGHRWGQEQGKWNLEFKDASDGSEIDPQLSFIETYDELVSVAFHEFASGFVFRRQVPAKRIQTTDGEQLVTTAYDLLLAQFGVSRGLKGDYPDNYEDARYSYTPAWQEQFTGVSLETVIKFAREWASTAEATEGKCSVIIGAGINHWYHNNLMYRAAITALMLCGCVGKNGGGLNHYVGQEKLALVGSWSTIAFARDWVPAVRLQNAPSWHYVHSEQWRYEGNFTEYHTVPPNADANGAASLASGHAIDLQAKAVRCGWLPFYPQFDKPNRQIVNDAMRAGAKSDKEIVDYTVRQLQQKHIHSTMDNPSAPENWPRVWFIWRGNALMSSAKGHEFFLKHYLGTHHNDVAEECAEGFVKDVLMDGDAPQGKMDLVVDLNFRMDTSALYSDIVLPAATWYEKADLNSTDMHSFIHPLSEAVPPCWESRSDWDIFRALAKKVSELAEKHLPVPVKDLVASPLAHDTPDELAQPSIKDWGKGECEPVPGKTMSHLTVVERDYPNLYHQFISLGPLAKKNGMGAHGVKYAVADVYDEVLESQHYALSEWNGQRYPSLRRAEEAADMILLFAPETNGELAYRAYQFVEKKVGLPLADLAEKSRHARATYKDLQSQPRRLHNSPIWSGLINDGRAYSAFTYNYEKLVPWRTLTGRQQFYLDHEGYIAFGENLPTYKPVPKPAQYGDLKHSRTDGKTLALNYLTPHGKWHIHSTYSDNHRMMTLSRGCEPLWINDEDAAALGINDNDWVEAYNDNGVVCTRAIVSARIPRGICIQYHSPERTLSVPKSPMRNNRRAGGHNSLTRIRLKPVFMVGGYGQFTYHFNYWGPTGVNRDTFVLVRKMEKVNW
- a CDS encoding Rrf2 family transcriptional regulator, yielding MILSKATAYGIRALVYLANHSDSTLCSLQEIAESEQIPPVYLRKLLGELRRHRLLRSVKGIHGGYELLRAPQSITLWEVFRVLEPDPYLDSCILACGVCQSPNSCALHEDWQQWRQSLLALLQKKTIAELASSKRSYQTVEIAEI
- a CDS encoding c-type cytochrome; the encoded protein is MSGRVIIVKILCVFIGIFILFAGFTQQATAQTPPAGAMDFEKRCYSCHNINGGDKKGPDLKGVTERRSKEWLREFIQAPAALNRKGDADANALFKKFAPEVMPDQALTAEQIYGILTLIESLTKKGETFIPAGAKLYRPIEAGDIDAGRDTFAGKVGLNNGGTSCIACHNVNGIGSFGGGTLGPDLTAVNAKYKDPELISILQNPNFPTMKSVFGAKPLTDEEIVRLFAYFQNAKFTYPAAQTQSPVAPLNLWFPVIGFVALVLSLVALNRIWRNRLRGVREELVRRNKH
- a CDS encoding LuxR C-terminal-related transcriptional regulator produces the protein MRLREIKSLVDSTSDSAFAVDGNGLIVAWNQAAERLFGLPMRDVLGKSCGSILQGTDECGAVCSRDCMIQQSVRQHHPISNFDLQVQTVEGRKWCNISILIANESNLTSPYSIHVIRQIDVRKKLEVLVRDFVVHETQLPTEQVTTLMASTRAAAHDIGLTNRELEILRLLAKGITTATIAQQLHVSRTTVHNHVQHILRKLNAHSRLEAIRRAEYAGLL